AAGTTTTAACACTAAATCTCTCAGCTTGTTGCTAATTAATCAGCTGATATATTCATGAAAACATGTGGGACTAGTGGTTTGTGTTGAGCAGGGAGCAGCTCTGTGCAGCCCAGGGTCAGGTTGTAGTTCTGGACGGACTGCCGTTCTGCTGATAGTGTTGCAGGACGTGTGACTGTTGTTCAGCTTCATGTTTCTCTCAGGCATTAACCAGCTGACCTGCAGTCAAAGATCTGCTTCACGGGCTGACTGAGGAAAAACTGAACTACCGACGAGAGGAAAACAGCGGGGAACTTACGCAGCCGTCGTGTACATTCAGAGTCGCTTCAAGTTTCAGCCTCTGGACGAACTCTCTTCTACCTGTGAACACAGAGgacatgcacattttaaaatgctgtacaGTTTCTATCTCCATCCTATCCATCCAGCTTCACTTTAGTTAAGTGCAGCAGGCTGgaataaaatgtcacatttaacaTTTGAATTGAGTATTTCTGTACCTGTGCTGTATTATTCATTCACCAACAGAAACTAAACCTCCAGAACTACTGATGCTGCTCTACAGGGAGacaataagtaaagaaaaagcaGTCGGACAGCTCAGATTTCAGGATTTTCTGCTACCCAGCAGCAGTCAATGTTTAAGTGTCATCAGAAAGTCATTCAGGTTTGATAGAAGCTCATTTAGGGTAGGGTTAGCCTACATAGATATCTGAAGGACTCAGACTATTAGAAACTCAGGATAGGGAAGTTTGTTGGAGCTCATTTATGTAGAAAACCAGCTGTAGTTTGACTAAATCCTCACAAACACTCAAGGACAGACTTCAGAATGatgatacactatattgccaaaagtattggctcacccatccaaataatcagaatcaggtgttccaatcatggccacaggtgtataaaatcaagcacctaggcatgcaggtCCATCAGactgccagatggagaagcgtgattggtcactccagagaacgcgtctccactgctctagagtccagtggcagcgtgctttacaccactgcatcccacgctttgcattgcacttggtgatgtatggcttggatgcagctgctgggccatggaaacccattccatgaagctctctgctgaagcactgttctggagctaatctgaaggacacatgaagtttgaaggtctgtagcgattgactctgcagaaagttggccacctcttggcactatgctcctcagtatctgtcagtttacgtgtcctaccacttggtggctgagttgctgtcgttcccacaaacttccactttcttataatacagctgacagttgactgtggaatatttaggagccaggaaatgtcacgactggatttgttgcacaggaggcatcctatcacagtttcacgctggaattcactgagctcctgagagcgacccattatttcacaaatgtttgtaaaagcagtctgcagcctaggtgcttgattttatacacctgtggacatggaagtgattggaacacctgattctgattatttggatgggtgagcaaatacttttggcaatatagtgtagatATAGattagatagattaaacctgtattgatcccacagcggggaaatttactcAGAAACGTCTTCAGTGCAGCGTCTCAGTTACAATGCTCAATAGAAAAGGGAAACAAAAAGGTGGAAGTTCAAGTAAAAGAAAAGTCACTGCTAGTCTGGAAAATAATTCTGGATCCACAAACTGCAGATATCACTACAGATATCACTGCAGATATCACTCCAGATATCATTGCAGATTGTACTGCAGATATCACTACAGATATCACTACAGATATCATTACAGATATCATTACAGATATCACTGCAATGTCaatgtcaactttatttatatagcacatttacaactaaaaaagcccaaagtgcttcacaacaataaaatacactaaaagatgacacataactttaaaattagcaaagtcataaaaacagaataaaaacataaattatactatgcaaataaaataacatattcagcacatctgaTGATTAAAAAGCCAGGGAGAAAAGGTGCGTCTTAACAAGAGATTTAAAGTGCTCAAGTGACTCAGCAGCTCTGACATGTGGAGGTAAACTATTCCACAGAGTGGGACCGACAAAAGAAAAGGCTCGCTGACCTCTGCTTTTCTTAAATTTGGTCCTGGGAACATCCAAGAGTAGCTGGGATGAGGACCTCAGAGTTCTCGCAGGTTTGCGAATGGACAGTAAGTCACACAAATATGAAGGCGCCAGGCCatttagacatttaaaaaccatgagagcaattttaaaatcaattctctgGCGAACTGGGAGCCAGTGCAATGATGACAAGACTGGAGTGATGTGTTGGTACCGTTTAGTTCCAGTCACTAAACGGGCAGCAGCGTTTTGGACCATCTGTAGCCTATGAATTGAGGCTTGGCCCAAACCAACATAAAGAGAATTACAGTAGTCCAAGCGTACTGTAATAAACATGTGCATCACTCTCTCAAAGTCTCTTGGAGGCAAGTATGATTTGACTTTAGCAAGCAGACGTagctgaaaaaaacagtttttgactACGGCattgatttgtttttccagAGTAAAGCCAGAATCTAAGTACACACCAAGATCTTTCACAAATGGTCTACTGAAAGAGGACAAAGGACCAAGTGCACTATCCACACCCTCTAGAAGAGACAagtcaccaaaaacaacaatttcagttttttgttgatttaggCACAGGGAATTTAGAGCCAACCAATCCTTCATTTCTCTCAGACAATTTTGCAGAGATTCAATGGATGTAGAGTTTGGTCTCAATGGGACATATATTTGTAAAGCATCTGCAAAACAATGAAAGGAAATGTTGTACCTCCTTAAAATAGATCCCAGGGGCagcaaataaatagcaaataaaatCGGGCCCAAAATGGAACCCTGAGGCACACCACTGCTGAGAGGAGCAGATTTGGACTGGTGGGGACCAATGTGAACAGAAAATGATCTGTTCGATAAATATGAATGGAACCACTCTAGTGCTGGACCCTTAATACCAATAATAGATTCCAGACGGGACAGTAACACTCTGTGATCTACTGTGTCGACTGCAGATATTGCTACAGATATTACTGCAGATATCACTCCAGATATCATTGCAGATATCATTACAGATATCATTACAGATAACACTGCAGATATTACTGCAGATATCACTCCAGATATCATTGCAGATATCATTACAGATATCATTACAGATAACACTGCAGATATTACTGCAGATATCACTCCAGATATCATTGCAGATATTACTACAGATATCACTACAGATATCACTGCAGATTGTACTGCAGATATCACTACAGATATTACAGATATTACTGCAGATATTACTGCAGATTTCACTGCAGATATCACTGCTTccatctctgatttgtttccatgcttATCTATAATCTGCTCTCTAaacggcctgcagttcagccgagaaaTCCCTGAAGTTATCAACATGTTCTGTTTGTTGTAGCTCAgacagaaatgttgtttttgtttagagTTAGGTTTGTACAAAGGGATTATtgttggcaaatttttaaataaattgatAATGATAGAATGTCTCGATTTGAAGCTTAGATTTCATCAAGGTTTCCAACGGAACAgcatgagtagttcaaggaccgttaGAAAATCTGAgaattatttctgcttttacagtttctagctctaaTAAATCGtgttattttgtgatttattaaaagataacatgcctttccgAACTACCATTGGGATTTGGggtttaaaactgtttaaatttaatacatttaaagctatttttaatctttttctgtgtgATAATAAAATTATTTGTTGATGGAGCTGATTTTTCAAGACTTGCAGATAATCtgtattaaaaagaaatgtacaaTTTACAAGTTTTGGTTCaaaagaaacaaatttaaaacatgtttgtgaaAGACAGCCACGTGAATATTCACTGTCACCATCAGATAATGTTTTATCACCAATTGTTTACtgaattaagtaaaaaaaatgttctttacaGTTTTCACAATGCAGAGCTACATCTATATATGTGCTGACTAGTCCAACTGAAAgcctaaaaactgaaaaaacaatcaaataaatcaaagtCATGGCATCAATTTACCACAATATAAAACACATGAAAGTAGTACAACTATTTAAACGttcttttttaatcatcaaaacagtttttgactAAAAGATTAATTATATCTCAGCCTAACGACACATATCGGTGTTTGGTCCGTTAAATCTGGAGATAAAAATGTGacttaaattgaattgaaattcaTGCATTTAGTTGTTATATTTCTACAAACAGCtgcatcattttctgtgttttaacgtgtctttgtgtttccttcaCTCCCTTTTGTTCATACGGGTCaatgtataataatatatataatatatattaacaaaatataactgcaggactttttgtgtcatagttgacatttttgccgTTTTCATTCCTAAACTCAACATAGCCGCTTAtagaaaagaaatatctgtcatgattatctcaacttaataaaagaacacaatccaaactatttctgaatcagctcattttattattgtttagctcattagaaggtggttggtattaaattcagacgcttatttagttgacatttcagtgatatccagtcatttttattaataagtgattgtttccataataaataatgatggaatttgtaaagacatgatcataatgaacataaaaacatttgtttttagtatttttaatttaaatgtatgcagatatatcccatggacttcagaagtccctcagaTTGACCCTAAAAGTTTGTGGATTTTCTATGACTATGTAAAACAGCATCCACTGTGGATAAATGCTACGATACAGAGGAATATTATTCCTTTGAACTCGCTGGATGTTTGACTGGAATGCAAACCTCCCACCCTCCTTAAGGCTAAATATATCCTGCTGTGACCCCACATCTCTGCAGCATACACAACAACAGCTCTGACTAGATCTCAGTCAGGCTAAAAGCAGCACTGACTAAACCTGGGAGGCACCTTCCTCACGTCTACTGGCCGATAAATCTTCATTCAACCGCTGACAGGATTCACTGCAGACACGAGTCTGTTTTAGAAAGCTTTCTGTCTGACAGCGTTATCCTGTTTACgttgaaagaaaaatttaaatatctaCACCATACCTGTCAATTTGTAGCTttgccctgtttttttttttttattttttatgatcatttatttaaccaggttagtcccatcaaaacaacagcaaacaacagataaaactaacattaaaacatgcacacagaccaagtagactgtaatgatttcaccagaactttaaactcattcagtggAACAATGGCTGGAAGTTCAGGTTGTAATGTACTCCAAGCATCAGGAGCAGAAAACCTAAAAGCTTTCTTCAGTTCAGATCATACTTTGGGGACGACAGATCACAGAGCGTCCATAGATGGGACGTTGTGACTTCACAGAAAGATATTTGGTAGAACACCTGTTGACTACCTGAACACAGGAGGGACGTAAAACTGTGTGAATTGTATTTTAACCACATCAAATGgctacatttacacaacaaaccTCCACTGGGAATCTGTGTGAAGCAAAACAAGATATGAACATATATACTATTTTAAAGGCATAAAATGTAACATAAAATCTAATCTAAATTATACATgagtaaaaataacagcagctaCAGCACAGGATATGGATAAATTGTTCCAGATTTAACTTCATTAAATGCAAAGAGAAAAGCCTTAATCCCTGatgaaatagaaataggagAGAAAAGCCTGGATGCTGCTTCTAGACACAGAACAGATCAGCTGAGAGCTCTGCAGGATGTAGACGAGGGTTTTTATCGATGAGACGGCTCTGACACACATATTTCAATGAATGGAAACTAAACGTGGTcatcagtattattattattctctagaaatgtgttttaagaGTAGCCTGTAAAGTTTAGAGCTGTTATTTAGCTGCATGTGGGAACATTTATTtcagaaataaatcaaatataaaGTGTTTCCACATACATTCTGTAATTAATGGACTATTTTATTGTTCTTGTAactgttttgatttaaaatattgatttttgttAGTGTTGTTCTGCTCTTTAAGGTAAGAGTACAGCCACCTTTAATCTATCAGCCTTCAGGGACCCCTTATTACTGATAAGCGCTCCTGTCTGGAAGCAAAggagaaaataataaatgtcaaaacatcGTGATCTTTCTGCTCAAAGctctatttattcttttatttaatgAGCAGAATTTGCACGTTTCTGTGCGCTCATTTCCATTCCTGCCAGCTGTGGAACATACGTTTCTGACAGAGTTTCATATCTATTGCAGATCTAAAACTCTTTATAACACGCTGGgctttcagaaacacatttcatgATCGATCCAGCTCTGAGTGCATCGTTTCATACTCCAGCTTAAAGTGCAGATAGAGACTTACTTCCTGCTCAGTCTGAGGTACAACCCTGGGACGGCACTGAAACTGCATCTATTCTGcaccataaataaataaaaatgatccaTAACCTCACAGCCTGGAGAGCTATCTGCTGAGGATGACACCTAATCCATCTACGGAGCATTTCAGCTCCAGATCTGCTCCTTTACAGCGGAAATTAGATATAGAGGCTGGTGTATTTACTGGGACTGTAgagaagaagctgcagctcagtgatATGATCAGGAAGTCTGAAGGTTCTTAAGCTCAGTCTGAAGGTCTGAAGCTCAGTTTTAAGGTTTGATGGTGTTATGATCAGGTTGTCTGATGGTCTGAGGTTCAGTCTGATGGTCTGGAGCTCAGTCTGAAGGTCTGGAGCTCAGTCTGAAGGTCTGAAGCTCAGTCTGAAGGTCTGATGGTCTGAAGCTCAGTCTGAAGGTCTGATGGTGTTATGATCAGGTGGTCTGATGGTCTGAGGTTCAGTCTGATGGTCTGAAGCTCAGTCTGAAGGTCTGATGTTCTGAAGCTCAGTCTGAAGGTCTGATGTTCAGTCCTGCTGCCACTTAATCTGATCCAGCACCGCTACCACAGTCTGCAGGTTGTTTATCTCCACTAAGTCAGTCCCTGCCCTCCTGTCCTGTCAGCTCTGAGCTGGTTTATTCTTACCTAGGTAGTTGGTCCTGATGCTGTTGGGCTGGTTGTATCCAATCAAGCGTTTATTTACATCCCAGACCAGGTTTCCAGAGCAGGACATCGTGACCATCTGTGGTTTTAATTGTCAATAACATTGAACTAAGCTAACCCTCTGATGTCAACTTCTATCTATCGTGGGTTTTCCGTGGAGCTCGGTCCCCGTGGGTCGTTAGCTGGCGGCGGCACTCGGCGTTAGCATCGCTGGAAGGGAAAGACTCGCTGCTGCAGCTGGTCTCCGGGGTTTACCTAGCCCTAACCCTGCTGCTGGTCTCCGGGGTTTACCTAGCCCTAACCCTGCTGCTGGTCTCCAGACTTTAGCCCGACTGCTGCTGGTCTCCGCCGTCCTCCAGGGTTTATCTAACCCtgaccctgctgctgctgctgctggtctccGGGTCTTCGGCTGCTAACTGTCCGACCTGCTAGCCTAGCCGCTTTATTCCTGCTAGCGGTCAGCTGGGGCAAAACAACGCGAGACATTGCGGAATTTGAAAGGGAAAACGGGAGCGCTTGTTTTGTGAAATCTGAGCCGACGGAGAGGAGTGTATGCGGGGAGACAGATTATTATAATCAGCCACAGAGGCTGTAGTTCTGCTTCTTCCTCagttattaaccctcctgttgtcctcatttatggcaccaaaaaatattgtttccttgtctgaaaaaaatccaaaaattcagccaaagaattacaaaatttctgaaaatttgtaaaaccttcaggaagaaaattctaataattccttaaaaatttccctcaaaagttttattttcaaaacaatcctgcaaatttggcaagaaaattcttgtaaatattttcaaaaaattagtaaaaatcttccaaaaaatcctaaaaatatctaaagtgattccatatatatcagtaaaacttctgatattttctttaataacattcagaaaaaaattcgctagattttggtagatttttttgtgaatggtcttaagaaacattttaaacatttttttccaccaaaaaatgttcgaTTTCCCAAAAACAGTGATGTGCTCAGATAGACACCAGGTGGTGCTAGAGCACCTGCCCCCTGCCCTCAGCATCAAGCAGGTGCCCTCCACGTCTCAacagtttataaaaaaaattaaacattaaacacacacacacacacacacacacacacgcacacacgcacacacgcacacacacacacacacacgcacacacacgcacacacacacgcacacacacagcattaaTGTATAGTAAATGtacaaataagtaaatatttgtacatttaattagcaagacatttttcttttgctaaATGAGCATTTTCCCTCTCAAGTAAACTAATCAacaaaaaatttagaataaatCAATAGATTCAAaagttacagaaaaataaagttttcgTTCCTTTGAatcaggttttttgtttttaatatatattttcataaatttcttttgttttctctttggtCGCCAGTTGGGAGACACCGGACAAGAAAAGTAACGCTCTTCTGTAAACCAATCATATCGGGGCTCTAATCGGGCCGACCAATGATAATAGCGTAAACCTTTATAGCCCCGCCCCTTGTGCGATAGGTTGCGCCGCACAGCAGAAAGTCACCTCCTGGCGGGTCAGAGAGAAGCTAATAGCGGAGCAAATAGCAGAGCTAACCCGGTCCCAGAGCCCCGGGAGAAGGTCGGCAGGAGGACAGCAGCATCCTCTCACAGCTTTAAAGCTGCCTGGGGTTTATTTACATCCTACCCACTGACTAAAGCTTTTTAAAGTCCGTAGCTTTCCAAGGACAGACACCTGTCGAGCTAACCGTTAGCCAGCTAGCTTCCTCTCCTCTGAACCAGAACCATGGCCGCCCTCAGAGCCTCCTACCACCGCATCCTGGACAGGATCGAGCACATTCTGCCCGCCAAACTGAGACCTCTGTACAACCACCCGGCAGGTAAAAGCCCCGTTCAGCTCCTTCATTAGCAGCCTGGGTAGCTCTGGGTCTGGGACTGGTTGGGTTTATGTGGAGGTGATGTGGACCTACAAACCTATCTGGACCACATTCTCCAGAGAATAAACCTCCAACTACAGTCCAGTCTGAAAGTCATAGTTTTCCTGAGCCAGTGTTGGTTCTGGAGACCCTAATCTGCGGATAACAGCTGATAAGGAGCTCAGTGTGAATCAGAGCTGAGTTTATGGAGCTAAAGTCTAGAgctgttgtgtttattgtgttgacAGGATTCAGAGGGAAGAACAGGAGAACGTATGAATTTACTCAACATTTCAACCAGTCCTGATAGTGTTGTTACTGGTTTAAATCCAGCAGACAGACTGGTCTGGAGATCACATGTTCAGCAATGTTGACTCAACTAATGCTGGACTTTTGACGCTTGTTTATTGCTAACTATTAGATCAGCTGTTAGATTCAAACCGGATCACATCCATAATGCAGTTATTTCTGAGGGAATAACCGTTTGGTCCAAGAGATATAAAAATAATCCCAAGGTGACATTTCGTacgtcttgttttgttcaactAACTGAAGAAGTGAAACAACATAACAAATGcgaaaaatattatatattaaacgTCATTATTACAGATGAATTTTCTCTCAGTCTGTTAATCCGGTAATAAACTAATCATCTGGTCCTAATTTACTCCATTCCTCATCTGTTCAGGGATTGTGATCCAGTGTTGAACTTTTCATCTACTTGTACCTTCACCCTCCTGTTCTAAATCCACCTCCTAGAATAATGGACTTTAACATCTGCACAAAATACACTcacaaaacattaacaaaacTCTCTAAAACAGTTAAACCAACAGTTTAACCTTCATGAAGGCCTTATTTTGCATTAGTTTGGCGTTAGAGCCCTGAATAAACTGAATTTGAACTGGTTTGGACTCTGAGGTTGTTTGAGGTTAAGGAGAACCTGGATCCTATCCAGCCTTTGTTTTTCTATCAAAGGCTGCTGGAGTCAAGGACAACTTTGTGAGCAGGTATGAAGGGGCGGCGACAGAAGCCACCTCCCTCACAGATGATTTGTGGTGACAGACGTCCTACTTTGTATTTAGCCTGCATCAGTCCAGaccagcagcttttcctctCAGTCCTGCAGCTCATTAACTTCATGCCAGTCTTCTTCCAGTGAGTTGGAAGCTCTAAAGTTTCTGTTGTGCAGATGCTCGGGCCAAACCATGCAGTTTTTGGGCTGATCTTTTTAACCGCTGGGAGGAATGTCAAACATCTAAgggagaaaaactgtaaaatataacCATATCATGTCATTTCTCCTGGAATAACATTCATGAGCTTCAAAACTTTACACATGTCAACGACTAGAGACGTTTAGGAAtgtacattagcaggaggacctgatgatgtgtgtgtgatctGATGATATTTTGTTATTActagtgctgtcaaacgattaaactttttaatcagattaattatgatgatggattaatccgcTTTAAGccgttaattttgacagccctagttATTATATTGCAACACGGATGTTTTAAAGCCGACTTGGCATTAAGCTTATTGAGGCGTTTTGTGTTTGAATGAACTTCAAAAGTatgaaaagaagacaaaattcAACACAGTTGTCACGTGGCAGCTCATTTTATGACTTATTAATTCACTAGTTACTTTCCTAATGAGTCcgttgatatttttaaaataataaaatctcaaAAAACAGTGAGAATTCCTTCGATCATATCCTTTAATGTCATGTCTTGTGTACCTGAAACCTATTTGATGGAGTTATGGAAGGGTTTGTTTGAATATAAAGACTTTCACAGCATCAGTTTGATGGTTGTGTTGGTGTTTTGTGCGTTGCTTACCATGTAGACTACAACCCAGCCAGGACTGGATTTTTGAGGGCAATACTAAAAGACAGTAATATTTTGATAGAAAATGGAATAGCAGTATATCAACAGAGTAAAGTGAAATAGTGGAGTATAGAATCTTTTTGACAcagatcatgttttttttgtgatcgAGATCTATACAGAGTGGGACATTTCACagcataaaaatgtattcatcagGCCTTTCTGGTTGGGAAACTCTGTAATAGTGATGCTGTTCCTGAATAAACTCAAACCTAATCTGGCATTTGATAATATTAAATCTGGAAAGTAGATTCCAGGCCACCagctttctgtgttttctcccatttttcttcctcttgctataaaaaaaatggGACCGACCTAATTAACTTTGAGTGAGCCTAGATTGGATTCGGACACGCTGATGTCTCAACCATCTGGAATCAGGTTTTATCTTCACATCCATTAGAAAGTCAGTTACCTCAGAGGGAGCATCTTGGAAAACTGTGAACGGTGTAGAATCCATTTACCTGCCAAAtgtaacatttcctttttattcTAGGTCCaaaaacagttttcttctgGGCCCCGATGTTTAAATGGGTAAGTGACTAGTCTCAGTCTCCATTGTCACAATTTACTTCACAAAGCAAAGGTAAAGAtcagaaaagacagaataaacATTGAGTTTGTGTAGAGGTAGGAGATGTTTCTGAATGTGATGGAGTAAAGATGGTGTGGTTTCTCCTCTCCAGGGTCTGGTTTTCGCTGGTTTGGCTGATATGACTCGACCTGCAGAAAAACTCAGCACTTCCCAGTCTGCAGTGCTGACAGCCACAGGTGAGAAGAGATTTTAATCAGATTCTTAAGACTATATCAGATTAAGACGTGcatttagttttcatttcaaatggaaattgtgtgatttaaatgtttgtctGGAGGTTTCAAAGTCAGAAGAAATAGAAACCTCTGCAGCAGCAAAGACACATTAATGTTCCTCTAGTTAATTCacaatttaaccctcctgttgtcctgcgggtcaaaactgacccgttttaaagtttgaaaatgtagaaaaatatatattttttcatggTTAAACTTCCgatatccacattttctacgtttttgggaaatctttgaacattttttggtgaaaaaaaatgttaaaaatgtttcttaagaacattcacaaaaatcaaccaaaatccagcgaaattcgctggattttggttgattttaaaatattagaaaatattagaaatattagaagttttactcaTATATTTGTAAtgactagattttttttcaggattttttggaagatttttactcattttttgaaaatatttacaagaattttcttgccaattttatgggggatttttttttttttttaaataaaacttttaagggaaacttttaaggaactattggaattttcttcctgaaggttttgcaaattttcagaaatttggagaattttttttgcagaattttttgatttttttcagacaaggaaacaatatttcttggtgcctgtaaatgaggacaacaggaagatTAATAATActggaggtcctcggtttatggcGTCCTTGACttacagcgtttcatcgttacgtcagaactggttacgtggaactagttgatgagcggagcggatgaatacgtcatcatggcgctatcagacagctttgtttccattttctggttgtactccaccttggcttgtgctacattcactaactttttgtccttcattatggctcccagcgtaagtcagactcttctgatgcttggaagaaaaggaaagccgtctccaaggaagtgaaattagacagaataaaacgctgggaccaggaagaaacaccgaccaacatgggtcacgttgtaaaaacaggtcaacatgtTCTGTTATCTTccagtaaaatgattcatacatgcatgaaagtcgttggtattcatgactttatgaagaagTGATTTATATCATGATGCACGGAACGCCTTTGGTCATATTTTCACTGGAGTTCAGACTTGAAGTGAAAATCAACTTATGTTGATCCGTAGGAACGGCGCTCCGACATAAGtggaggacctcctgtagttgtaaaatattaaacatctgTTGTAGTACATGCACATGTTTGGTTCGTCCACATTCAGCACTCAGGTAGTCTCTGTTTCACAGATAAACTTTCTGTAGAGAGCTCTGAGTCTTCCTGGTTTTGGAGTTTTCAGTCGC
This DNA window, taken from Amphiprion ocellaris isolate individual 3 ecotype Okinawa chromosome 11, ASM2253959v1, whole genome shotgun sequence, encodes the following:
- the mpc2b gene encoding mitochondrial pyruvate carrier 2b, which produces MAALRASYHRILDRIEHILPAKLRPLYNHPAGPKTVFFWAPMFKWGLVFAGLADMTRPAEKLSTSQSAVLTATGLIWSRYSLVIIPKNWNLFAVNFFVGSAGASQLYRIWRYEQDKKAQAKEATES